AGAATGAAGTCTACGCCTTGGCGAGCATCGGAACCGGCTACTACAACGAAGACATCGAGCCGACCTGGACGATGATCTATCAGCCCAAGGGGACGACCTTCGCGCTGTTCCCGACGCTGGTGCTGAATCCGCCTTGGACCAAGAAGTACTTCGTCAAGTTGCAGGCGATCGATGTGTTCGGCAGCGATCCGTTGCACGGCCTGGGCCTGTTCAAGGGTCAGAATCTGCTGACCGCCCAGTTCCAGTACAACTTCAACGTGCTCTAGAATCGAGATCGACGAGCAAAACGGCGGCGGGCGCTCATCGCGCCCGCCGCTCATGTTTTGGAGAATCGGCAGGGGTTCCGCCCCCCAAGTCAATCCGCGCTGCGTAGGAAGCGCGCTGGCCGCGCCTCAAGCCTCGCGATAGGCGCGCAGCGCTTCGCCCGCCAACTCGTAGTTCGGATGTCCGCTCGCGGAATTGAGTTCACCCGTCGCCTTGAAACCGATGCTCAGATAGAGCCGTGCGGCCTGTTGGTTGTCGGCGTGGCAGCTCAGCTTGACCACCGCGCAACGCGGATACTCGCGCCGCGTCAGCCGGATTACTTCCACCATCGCCGCGCGACCATAGCCGCGCCCTTGATAGTGCTCATCGATCAGAATGTCGTCGATCCAGTATTCCTCAGTGGTGGTGGGGTCGCAGACTGTGCAGACAAAACCGACTGCCGCCGGGCCGTCGCAAATCAGATGCGACGCGTACACATATTCGTCACCCCAGCGCCGCACTAAAGCCGCGGCGAGCGAAAAGATCGGCGTTGCGACGAAGGCTCTCTGTTCGGGTAAAACTTTTAACTCAATCGCGGCCAGCCAGTTGCTGCGGTCGATTTTCGCGAGTTTAACTTCCATCACGCTAGCGTCCGCAGTGCCTGCTTTGGACGGATTCGCCGTCGGCCGCGCTACTGCGCCTGCTCCGCGGTCATCGGACGGACCGGTTCGCCGTCGCGCGCCGCCTGTCCGACGTTCAACGCGACCAGGTCCTGCGCGGCCACGCCCTTGGTCACTTCGACGTTGATCCCGTCGTCATAGCCGAGCGCTACCGCGGCGAGCCGCAAACGGTTGTCCTGGACCAACGGGACGAAAGGTTTGCCGTCGCGAAACACCAGCGCGTCGTCGGGCACCAGCGGCGGCCCTTCCGGCACCGTCGCGCGAAAATTCAGCTTGGCGTACATCCCGGGCAGCAGCGCGTGGTCGTCGTTGGGCAGATCGACCTCGATCAGCATCGTGCGCGTCGCGCTGGTGAGCGCCTGCGGATGGCGCGTGACGTTGCCCTCAAAGACCCGCCCGGGATATTCCGTCACCGTGATTGTGGCCGCGTCGCCGTCTTTGACGAAGGGTGCGACGCTCTGCGGCACGTCGGCGTAAATTCGCAGCGGCGACAACGTCGCCAACGCGATTAGCGCGGTATTCGCGCTGGTCGGCGCGGTCGATTGCGGAATCAGCGCGCCCGGATCGACGTAGCGCGCCGTCACCACGCCGTCCATCGGCGCGCGAATCTGCTCGTAATCTCGCGTCGCGGCCAATTGATCCAGCGTGGCCTTGGTCTCGAGCAGATTCGCGTGTGTCTCGTCGGCGGTCTGTCGTGCGATTACGCCGCTGCGCAGCAGTTCCTGGTTGCGCCGATCGGTGACTTGCGCGAGCCGGTAAGTCGCGATTGCATTGGCGACCTGATGATCGAGTTCAGGTGATTCGAGAGTCGCCAGCAACTCGCCCGTATGAACGCGATCGCCCTTGTCCACCTTGATCGATTTGAGGTAGCCGGCGACCTTCGCATAGACCGGCGTCTCGATAAAGCCGTGAATCGTCCCCGGCAGTTCGAGGGTGCGCGTCTGCGGCGCCTGCCCCACCTGCGCGACCAGCACGCGCGGCCCGAGCGCGAGTTCGTTCGCGCGGTCAGCAGTTTCTCCCCGCAGGCGCGAGCCGTGCACGAGGATCAACCCGATCGTGGCGCAGAGCACGACGATGATCAGGATGATCCAGCCGGCCAGATAGAAACGGCCCGGTTGGTGTGGCTGGTAGTTCTTCAGATCGCCACTAATTGGTTCGGACATCGCTTGGAAACTGCTCCGCTTATGCTCCCGGCATCGTGATCGCTTCGATTTCGGCGTCGCGCTGATGCTTGCCTTTCACGTTGCGGCCGAAGATCGAGTACACCGCCGGCACCACGAACAACGTCATCAGGGTCGCGACAATCAGCCCGCCGATCACCGCGCGGCCCAGCGGCGCATTCTGTTCGCCGCCCTCGCCCAGCGCCAGCGCCATCGGCAGCATCCCGAGAATCATCGCCAGCGCCGTCATGATTACCGGGCGCAACCGCGTCCGTCCCGCCATCACCGCCGCCGCGACCGGCGAGTAACCCTGCTCGCGCAATTCATTGGCGAAAATTATGATCAGATTGCCGTTGGCGACGCCCACGCCCACCGCCATGATCATGCCCATCAGTGATTCAACATTGATCGTTGTGCCGGTGAGGGTCAGCATCCAGAGCACGCCGGCGATCGTGCCGGGCACGGCCAGCATGATCACAAACGGCTCGAGCCACGATTGGAAATTCGCCACCATCAAGACGTAAACCAGGATAATCGCGACGATGATCCCGAGTCCGAGTGAGCCGAAGGATTCGTGCATCGCCTGGCTCTGCCCGCGAATTATGATCCGCATGCCGGGCGGCAGTTGGCCCAGGCGATTAATCGCCGACTGCACCGCGGTCGAGGCGCCGCCAAGGTCGCGCCCCTCGACGCCGGCATCAACGTCGATCACCCGCTGCACGTCATAGTGATTCACGATTGCCGGTTCGACGCCCTGTCGCACGGTCGCGACATTCGCCAGCAACTGCGGCGTCACCGCCGCGCCGTCGAGGTTGGCGGGCGTCAGCGGCGTCGCGCCCAGCGCCTGCACCGAGTCGATCAGATGTTGTGGCACCTGTTCGAGCACACTGTAATTGACCCCATTTTTTGTATCGAGAAAATAGTTGGGCGCGATAATCGCGTTGGTGGCGAGTGAGGTCAGCAGGCTCGACGCCAGCGATCGTTGATCAATGCCCAGCTCGAGGGCC
The Candidatus Binataceae bacterium genome window above contains:
- a CDS encoding GNAT family N-acetyltransferase, with protein sequence MEVKLAKIDRSNWLAAIELKVLPEQRAFVATPIFSLAAALVRRWGDEYVYASHLICDGPAAVGFVCTVCDPTTTEEYWIDDILIDEHYQGRGYGRAAMVEVIRLTRREYPRCAVVKLSCHADNQQAARLYLSIGFKATGELNSASGHPNYELAGEALRAYREA
- a CDS encoding efflux RND transporter periplasmic adaptor subunit gives rise to the protein MSEPISGDLKNYQPHQPGRFYLAGWIILIIVVLCATIGLILVHGSRLRGETADRANELALGPRVLVAQVGQAPQTRTLELPGTIHGFIETPVYAKVAGYLKSIKVDKGDRVHTGELLATLESPELDHQVANAIATYRLAQVTDRRNQELLRSGVIARQTADETHANLLETKATLDQLAATRDYEQIRAPMDGVVTARYVDPGALIPQSTAPTSANTALIALATLSPLRIYADVPQSVAPFVKDGDAATITVTEYPGRVFEGNVTRHPQALTSATRTMLIEVDLPNDDHALLPGMYAKLNFRATVPEGPPLVPDDALVFRDGKPFVPLVQDNRLRLAAVALGYDDGINVEVTKGVAAQDLVALNVGQAARDGEPVRPMTAEQAQ